In Rutidosis leptorrhynchoides isolate AG116_Rl617_1_P2 chromosome 6, CSIRO_AGI_Rlap_v1, whole genome shotgun sequence, the DNA window TAAAGGTCTCTCATCCTTTGTTGTCTACATACTAATGATTTTTAAACCATTAGAGGTAGATTctttataattaagttatgtagtcACTATATGATTGTTGATATACCTAGCTTAAACTTGTCTTCCATGTTCCCTTCTTTCCCATAAATTTCTTATTAATCTGACCACTATGATACCATTGCAGCTATCTTTCTTTTATTTTGCAAACTCATATAGTTCTTTTACATTTAGAGGATAGTCAGACAAACCACTATGATATCATTGCATATGTCATACTGTGCTTtagcaattttttttctttttttttcaaagTTGGAAAAGGTTGATTGTGCAGATTTTTGGATACAAGTCACTCGACACTTATGATTGTGAATAttttttacatatgcatatgtcgTACTATGGTATATTGATGGTTTCCTTAAATTGTATCAAGGGTTCTGGATCCACCTATTCTAGGTTCTTAGTTTGTAGGTTAATTGTGAGGTTAGGAAGTATCAAGACAAGAAGACATAAAGAATTAAAAGTGATAGGAAGGAATGATGATATGGTCACTTGTGTAGTTTGCAAATATGAAGGACCATATGACATAGAGAATTAAAGGTGATAGATATGATCAAGAAGCGTTTGCAACATCTATCGGTTCATTAAGTGATCTTGATGAGGTATGTATTCTAACTTCCTGTATTGTATAAAGTATTGTTATATTTCTCAGCCATATCGAAAAAAATTTGGCACCTATTATCATGATAGAAAATAATAACTGTAACTATAATTGATTATTATCATTTGAATACAAACGAAAAACAATATATGCTATGAAGTAAATACAACTCAGGAAACAAGCATTCGAGGTGGTAAGGGTATAGGGCTGAAACAAGTTTATCACATACGGGTAATTCTTAATGGGTCAGAGTGTATTTGGTTTCATCCATAGAGACAACAAACAATATCGGTCCCTCTCATCTAGAACTCCATAGTAAATTAAATGTATTTAATATGATTACCTGTATGCTACTGTATAATCAAATTAAGTCGTATAAATTTAGGGGTTTCACAGGTTGTAAGCATTTAAATTACAATTTGGGTTACTTTTGACTCGCACGTCCTATCTGACCCGTTAGAAGAAAATAGATAGCACAAGGtaatattttttttcaaaaaaatggGTTTAAATTAGTACCCCCACATCACATGAGAATAGTTTAGTAGCCTTTTAGAATTGACAAACTCGGGTTCACATTCTGTCCTTATTGACTTAAGTCCATCATCGATCACTTGAAATAAGAGAACAAATGAAATAAACACCATTGATATATGGCCACAATCATATGGATTAAACTGCATAGGTAGCTAATAACTACTCGCTGTTATAAAGATATTGGTTTTTATTTGTTGCAGGCTAAAACTACTTATTTTATGGAATTTTcataaagttattgattttttattTGTTGCAGGCTAGAACTACTCGATGTTACCTTTAGTACACCATTATTTGTAACACTTTTTATGACATTATGGTTTACAACTTTGTTTGATTTggcttttataatattaatacatcattatttcTAAGACTGTTTTGTTTCTAATCCACTAACATTATACGTACAAAGTAAACTTTTTTTTATTGTGTTAGtctttcattttttattttatatgtattgtTTTCGGTTCAATAAACATGCATTGATTAAGTCATGTAACACTACTACTACTATAACTTAATTGTTTTATACGTAGTTTCTAACAATTTCTTACAAGACCAAACACAAAAAATTATATACTTCAcaactttattgcataaacccgcgATTCTGTGGGTCTTAAGCTagttattaatttaaaataacatttaaatctttgatggGTTATAGCTTTTAGTTCTACTCGAGTTGCATTTCAACGACATCACCGATAGctacaaaataattttacaaactaaacgcaataaaatacattgaaaactaaACCCCCGACGTGAAGCGAGGGTTCCACAActagtttattattattagtttgcaGCAACAGCATCAACACATGGGCTAGCATCTAGTAGTTGATGCAACTTTGCACCCGATTtttggttattgttattatcataaacTTCTTTTGCATGACCATAACTCAAACTAGAACAATTGTCAACTTTAGAAAGAATGTTAGCCGTGCTaagtggtccagcggttggtggctaGCCTCCTTtaagggaggtcaggagttcgaccccccttggttacatattaaaaacacaatttcatccctgtcaTGAAGTATCCACTCATGTCACCTTTCCCATATGTttgcggggggggggggggggggggggggtaaatgGGAGGGGGTTTTTACTTGgctgtgcccttggatcggtttcaagattTCCTCCGGggtagcgatgggggcggggttattatcgctacaTCGGCATAGTCAAAATGGGAGATGATcgtaacgggtggtttagtccccctcgggtgataccAATCGCTATTAAAAAAAGAGACAGACACAATGGGTTGTCGAGATGTGGGTCTTCGGTGTTTTGTTTCTTCTGTGTATTTTTCAGTTTTTCCTGTAGTTGAAAAAAAAAGTGATGAGGTGAATAATGAATAAAGAATGTCTTAGGAATTTACTATAATGGTGAAGTGATGTTACCATTAGATTGGCGTTTTGTTACTTGAGTCTTTCAGACAAGtggaaagaaagaaataaataattaaatacttaaagtgtattgattggtgcaagctGGAATGAATCACATGAGCTCCTTTTATAACTAACGATTTCAGCTCCAACTTTTTCTACTTGGTTTCTAAGGTACCTAAtggcactgttgtaaacggcgttcGTTACGTCTGTTGCGACgaccgttgcggcgttttggtttAGTCACCGTTTCAACCCCATCCCGTTTTCTTATAAATCGGTCAACGGTTAAAAGTCAGGTCAAATGTAGTAAACATTGGGTCAACGCcagtcaaaagtcagaaattctgttaaaatcggtcataagtaggtcaaatcaatcaaaattgacttagtttagtatttaATGACACCGCATCCCGCATGCGCATACTATACGCGTGCGGGCAAATGCCAGTGTGCGTATGCACATACTTtatatgcggtatgcggcatgcggtgTTGTGTTGAATACCTTTGTTCCCGGTGCGGCGGTTACTTGGTCACCAAGTTGATATATTTTCCATAAATACATCTGAGATTCAAGGGAGTTTGTTACGAAAGAGATTACCATTATCTTGGATGGTTCTTGAATTAGGGTTggcctatatatactaaccctaattatcattccaaGGGACATCACACTTTACGTAGGCTTACAATacgtaatcattatcatcattcaccAAACGTTAACAGGTTAGTCACTCTTGACGGTTTCCTACAGCCTTATTTGGGCCTTCGATCGACgaccgtcatcgaaggtggacttaatcacctagCCACCCCGCTGGCATCATCATGCTGGCCAGGGTTATTCATGGTAGCCAGaccggagagctaagttctaagatccttaaacccctttaAAACGTATTGAATATGCATATTGACTCCTTGGAAAATATATGtacgatcaagtggtgctttcattgagagctgaactaattcaagacgtgtttaattgttttttcttttaaagttttgaattataGAGCTCATTACTCACAAAATTCTCGAATTTTTTGTTTCTTTAACagaatcatgacttccggggaatcatcggaacgtactcaaacggacAACCAGAATACGCTGTCTGGTAATCAGCCAACGCAAGCTATAACTACGGGGGCGGGATACACGCCTTACCCTCCACCCGTGTCCGGTAAACCATTCCAAAGGTATAAACCGATATTCCCGGGTggaattacaccgccaagggcaaactcgccggtCACAATCACGCGGCTAGATTTTTCTGCAGTGGATCCAAGAGTTATCTTTGCAGGCACTAGTGGCAAGATGATAGGTCCGCATgtagtatgctgcggccaggtgcctatttacagcaccacggtttcaatccctctgcagacgcagggTTGTTAGCAAAATTCGTCTTTTACACCACTGCAGCCTTGGCAGCCGTCGTGCCTAATTTCATAGTTTCTAACcccgcaggcattacttaatagttgggggttcggtgtcattccagaCGCCAATTCTCATTGaacgccgataaccgcagaacagcaaagcactgcacatacggttgggcttataacggcatatcctcaggtctcgcaggcatctgcgccacaggtttcggcaccttttcagtTACCGTATACTATGCGCCGTTAAGCCTGCCTTCATTTCCAACGCagtagccttggttatatccgcagacgctggggcaaccttggcaaaatattcaggggcaggcgaatctcgcaagccaatttatgcaggcggcacctcctgacatggtccacttattttcacaacctgattttgttcaggatatgatgaagcaTTTCTTCGCAGGActcaaaggggatcctgttaaaccgccCTTTGAGCTACCAACAacttttgacaagtttcctccgcatataactgtgtatccgtttccatcagcaccaaagatacctcacaCGTTAGGTACCTACAATGGCTTGATTGACCCAGATGATTTCCTGCAGCGTTTTGAAGGTGCGATGCGCACCCAAGGGTGGGTTGATCCagttgcatgtcagatatttcccatgacgttGCAGGGCATTGCGCATGAATGGTTCAATAAACTTCCAGCAGGTAGtatatccgggttcatggatttGCGTACGAAGTCCTTGCTGCAGTATCAAAATCAAAGGCCGCGTAAACGCACTCACATTAAATGTCACGATATTGTGCAGaaacccaaggaatctttgggagaatttctcacgagatatactaatgagtgcttgAGCATACCGGACCTAAAGCCAGAATAGCAGATTTCCTGGCTGATACATAGTATAAGTACATAGCGTCATCCAACGCTGGTAAGGCGTCTGTGCCATACAGTGCCAACAACTTATACTGAAGTGCTTAATGAATGCAatgattatatgcggagtggcgaagataatgatattccaacagctagctcacgtaaCGAAagaaaagacgatgatgatcgttcgcgcgatcaaaatcatGGTAACAGCTTTCGCGAAAGATACCCTAGTGGTGGTCCTATATGAAATAATAAAGGGCGAGCAAGCGGTGGttttcgaaacaataatcagcgcggtatTAATAATCAGAATTATGCACTGCTCAAAAGCTTGtctaaaacaccaaaagaaattttggcaaccgaaccagtatgcgcaacctttgtggttccaactccgcttatagAATTTGGCAAACGGGATAAAACAAAATACTGCGAGTTCCATGACGATCACGGccatgacaccaatcggtgtaaaaatttaATGGGGAGAGTGCTGGAAGTGCTACGCGCAGGAAAATTAGGTCACCTCAAGTCGCCAAAGAAAGATAAGGGAAAGGCCGCGGAAGAGAGTTCAAAAGCCAAAACGTTCGCATGGCAAAAAAAACAGATAAAGCTAAAAGCGCCGAAGtaaccatcaatatggttgacGCAGACAAAGTTGGTCAGCGAAGAAAATACAACGACTACCAGGATTGGGAACACGTACCAATTttattccctcctgtaatgtcgaTCGACACATCTAACAAACCTatcatcatcaagtgtcgcattccTGATCACGGTATACAGatcaaacgcatgcatgttgatACCGACAGTGGTGTCGACATTATGTACGAACATTGCTATCATTTTCTTCccgcagaagtcaaagcgcagttacgccagcccgATATTACGGTATCAGGATTCTCTGGGGAAAGCTCGTGGCCGCTTGGCCGCATAGAGCTTGTAGTAGAACTTGCGGATGACAAGAATCCGCAGTTGGTTAGAAGCGAGTTAATTGACTTTTATGTGGTCCGTTCGACTTCACGCTATAATGCACTTCAggggagaaatttcatacggcgttttaacattataccctcAATAGTGCATGGCTAGATCAAGTTTCCTACCATGGGTGGAATTGCTacaattgcgtcacatcaagcaaccgagttATGTGGTTCAGTTGTGCATGTAAGCATTCACAGCATAGGAGAACAGCTTAAAAGCAGTGCAGTCATAGCTAACCGCTTGCATCCGGACAAGCGAATCAAAATTGGTGCAGGCTTGTCAGCTGAAACTAAGGCTAAGTTGCACGGTATATTGTCCGCTAACGCAGACGTGTTCGCATGGTAGGAATCAGACATGACGGGGGTCccgcgggatattgcggaacataggTTGAAAGTTAATCCGTCACTCACACCCATTAGGCAGAAGAAGCGGCACATGGcccttgagcgcagtgattggttatgTGCAGAAGTTGACAACCTAGTCAGAGCAAACATTTTGCGGGAAGTGCGGTACCAGATATGGGTTGCTAACCCCGTGTTGGTGAAATAGGCTGATGGTAACtggcggatgtgcgttgattttaaggACATTAACAAGGCGTGTCCTAAAGATAACTACCCCCTACCGAAGATTGACTGGAAGGTGGAATCGTTATCAAGTTTTCGATATAAGTGTTTCCTGGATACGtataagggttatcaccaaatcctcatggctgaagaagatgaggataaaactgcttttcatacgtcgcagggtatttattgttatactaagatgcctttcggattaaaaaacgcaggagctacctatcagcgcgtaattgacgcagccttcaagcaccaaattgggAGAAACCTTGAAGCGTATGTTGACgatttggtaattaaaagtaatacCGGAGAGGAAATGCTTGCGGAtgtcctagaaacgtttgcgtctttacgcgggatcaacatgaagcttaacccgctcaaatgtagttttggggaagaggaagccAAGTTTCTAGGTCATATGGTGACGACGTGtggaatcaaggcaaatcccaaaaagattgaagccattgacagtttaccatctccaaagacaaagaaggatgtgcagagtctaactggGAAGCTCACGGCAATCACACGGTTCTTGTCAAAAGCTGCGGAATAACAGTTAccgttcttcaatactttgaagaattgtttaaagaagaaagactttgtatggactcaggaagtGGAATCAGCTTTTCAAGATATGAAGAAGGTGCTTGCTAAATTACCAACACTCACTGTGCCAACAGCAGGCGAAACGCTTAAGCTGTACCTTACGGCGTCCAAAGAAGCTGTCAGCTCGGTCgttatcgcagatcgcggaaaggtaaggCATTCTATTTTATTTATACATGTGAATTATTTATTTCGTGGTCAAATAATGCTGAGGTGTTCTCAGACGCaagtgccggtctacttcgtaagcaagacgcttacAGCAAgtgaagtaaactattcaccaattgaGAAGCTAGTGTATGCGCTATTTCACACAGCGCGACGTTTACGTCGGTACTTTCAGGCGCACCCAGTTGTAGTTCTAACTGATCAgccgatcaaacaggttggtaactaCTTACTTTGCAGCAATTTCTGGGAattccgcattgactaacgcaatcattttcttTCAGGTGCTGtataagcctgagatttctggacgaatggctaaatgggcagttgaattaggagaGCACGAAATAAATTT includes these proteins:
- the LOC139854245 gene encoding uncharacterized protein, which translates into the protein MTGVPRDIAEHRLKVNPSLTPIRQKKRHMALERSDWLCAEVDNLADGNWRMCVDFKDINKACPKDNYPLPKIDWKEVESAFQDMKKVLAKLPTLTVPTAGETLKLYLTASKEAVSSVVIADRGKTQVPVYFVSKTLTASEVNYSPIEKLVYALFHTARRLRRYFQAHPVVVLTDQPIKQVVELGEHEINFSPNIRIYLLTSAEHQDIPAPILTPWELYTDGAWSAAGSGAGIILTGSDGEEHTYALRFNSAVTNNEAEYETLLAAPAYAREFWLTYAHRHVV